One genomic segment of Mycolicibacterium gilvum includes these proteins:
- the ilvC gene encoding ketol-acid reductoisomerase: MAVEMFYDADADLSIIQGRKVAVIGYGSQGHAHSLSLRDSGVEVKVGLKEGSKSRDKVTEQGLDVDTPAEVAKWADVIMLLAPDTAQAEIFTKDIEPNLEDGNALFFGHGLNIHFGLIKPPANVTIGMVAPKGPGHLVRRQFVDGKGVPCLIAVDQDPKGEGQALALSYAAAIGGARAGVIKTTFKDETETDLFGEQAVLCGGTEELVKTGFDVMVEAGYEPELAYFEVLHELKLIVDLMYEGGIARMNYSVSDTAEFGGYLSGPRVIDADTKKRMQDILKDIQDGTFVKRLVANVEGGNKELEGLRKQNAEHPIEVTGKKLRDLMSWVDRPITETA, translated from the coding sequence ATGGCAGTTGAGATGTTCTATGACGCCGACGCGGACCTGTCGATCATTCAGGGCCGCAAGGTCGCCGTCATCGGCTATGGCAGCCAGGGGCACGCGCACTCGCTGAGCCTGCGCGACTCGGGTGTCGAGGTCAAGGTCGGCCTCAAGGAGGGCTCGAAGTCTCGCGACAAGGTCACCGAGCAGGGTCTCGACGTCGACACCCCGGCCGAGGTCGCCAAGTGGGCCGACGTGATCATGCTGCTGGCGCCCGACACCGCGCAGGCCGAGATCTTCACCAAGGACATCGAGCCCAACCTCGAAGACGGCAACGCGCTGTTCTTCGGCCACGGCCTCAACATCCACTTCGGGCTGATCAAGCCGCCGGCCAACGTCACCATCGGCATGGTCGCCCCCAAGGGGCCCGGCCACCTGGTGCGTCGCCAGTTCGTCGACGGCAAGGGCGTGCCCTGCCTGATCGCCGTCGACCAGGATCCCAAGGGTGAGGGCCAGGCGCTGGCGCTGTCCTACGCCGCTGCCATCGGCGGAGCCCGCGCCGGGGTCATCAAGACCACGTTCAAGGACGAGACCGAGACCGATCTGTTCGGTGAGCAGGCCGTGTTGTGCGGCGGCACCGAAGAATTGGTCAAGACCGGGTTCGACGTGATGGTCGAGGCCGGTTACGAGCCCGAGCTCGCCTATTTCGAGGTGCTGCACGAGCTCAAGCTGATCGTCGACCTGATGTACGAGGGCGGTATCGCGCGGATGAACTACTCGGTGTCCGACACCGCGGAGTTCGGCGGCTACCTGTCCGGCCCGCGCGTGATCGACGCCGACACCAAGAAGCGGATGCAGGACATCCTCAAGGACATCCAGGACGGCACGTTCGTCAAGCGTCTGGTCGCCAACGTCGAGGGTGGGAACAAGGAGCTCGAGGGTCTGCGCAAGCAGAACGCCGAGCATCCGATCGAGGTCACCGGCAAGAAGCTGCGCGACCTGATGAGCTGGGTCGACCGGCCGATCACCGAGACTGCCTGA
- a CDS encoding acetolactate synthase large subunit, translating into MSAPTKRPPEQSETPTNGTAAAAKYNSATTQAQPNVVAPHQLTGAQAVIRSLEELGVDVIFGIPGGAVLPVYDPLFDSQKLRHVLVRHEQGGGHAASGYAHATGRVGVCMATSGPGATNLVTPLADAYMDSIPMVAITGQVGRALIGTDAFQEADISGITMPVTKHNFLVRDGDDIARVIAEAFHIAASGRPGPVLVDIPKDVLQGQCTFAWPPQFELPGYKPNTKPHNRQIREAAKLIAESRKPVLYVGGGVIRGEASEQLLDLAELTGIPVVTTLMARGAFPDSHPQNLGMPGMHGTVAAVAALQRSDLLIALGTRFDDRVTGKLDSFAPEAKVIHADIDPAEIGKNRHADVPIVGDVKNVIADLIEVLRRDGQGAVELDAWWESLRGIQATFPLSYGPQSDGSLSPEFVIETLGKMAGPDAVYVAGVGQHQMWAAQFISYEKPKTWLNSGGLGTMGFAVPAAMGAKMGRPEAEVWAIDGDGCFQMTNQELATCAIEGVPIKVALINNGNLGMVRQWQTLFYEERYSQTDLATHTRRIPDFVKLAEALGCVGLRCEREEDVADVIAQARAINDRPVVVEFVVGADAQVWPMVAAGTSNDEIQAARGIRPLFDNEEGHA; encoded by the coding sequence GTGAGCGCACCTACCAAGCGACCGCCCGAGCAGTCGGAGACCCCGACGAACGGGACAGCGGCCGCCGCGAAGTACAACTCCGCGACGACCCAGGCGCAACCCAATGTCGTTGCCCCGCACCAACTCACCGGAGCGCAGGCGGTGATCCGCTCACTCGAGGAACTCGGGGTCGACGTCATCTTCGGCATTCCCGGCGGGGCGGTGCTGCCGGTCTATGACCCGCTGTTCGACTCGCAGAAGCTGCGCCACGTGCTGGTCCGCCACGAGCAGGGCGGCGGGCATGCCGCCAGCGGCTACGCCCATGCGACCGGCCGGGTCGGCGTCTGCATGGCGACCTCGGGGCCGGGCGCGACCAACCTGGTGACACCGCTGGCCGACGCCTACATGGACTCGATCCCGATGGTGGCCATCACCGGCCAGGTCGGACGCGCGCTGATCGGCACCGACGCCTTCCAGGAAGCCGACATCTCCGGCATCACCATGCCGGTCACCAAGCACAACTTCCTGGTGCGTGACGGTGACGACATCGCCCGCGTCATCGCCGAGGCGTTCCACATCGCCGCCAGTGGCCGGCCCGGTCCGGTGCTCGTCGACATCCCGAAGGACGTGCTGCAGGGCCAGTGCACGTTCGCCTGGCCGCCGCAGTTCGAACTGCCCGGCTACAAGCCGAACACCAAGCCGCACAACCGTCAGATCCGCGAAGCCGCCAAGCTGATCGCCGAATCCCGCAAGCCCGTGCTCTACGTCGGCGGCGGCGTCATCCGCGGCGAGGCCTCCGAGCAGCTGCTCGATCTGGCCGAGCTGACCGGGATCCCGGTCGTCACCACCTTGATGGCCCGCGGCGCGTTCCCCGACAGCCATCCGCAGAACCTGGGCATGCCGGGTATGCACGGCACCGTCGCCGCGGTGGCGGCGCTGCAGCGCAGCGATCTGCTCATCGCGCTCGGCACCCGCTTCGACGACCGTGTGACGGGCAAGCTGGACTCGTTCGCGCCCGAGGCGAAGGTCATTCACGCCGACATCGACCCGGCCGAGATCGGCAAGAACCGCCATGCCGACGTGCCGATCGTCGGGGATGTGAAGAACGTGATCGCCGATCTGATCGAGGTGCTCCGACGCGACGGTCAGGGCGCGGTCGAACTCGACGCGTGGTGGGAGTCGCTGCGGGGGATCCAGGCGACGTTCCCGCTGAGCTACGGCCCGCAGAGCGACGGCAGCCTGTCTCCGGAGTTCGTGATCGAGACGCTGGGCAAGATGGCCGGCCCGGACGCGGTGTACGTCGCGGGCGTCGGGCAGCACCAGATGTGGGCCGCGCAGTTCATCTCCTACGAGAAGCCCAAGACGTGGCTCAACTCCGGTGGGCTCGGCACCATGGGCTTCGCGGTGCCCGCGGCGATGGGCGCCAAGATGGGTCGTCCCGAGGCCGAGGTGTGGGCCATCGACGGCGACGGCTGCTTCCAGATGACCAACCAGGAACTGGCGACGTGCGCGATCGAGGGCGTGCCGATCAAGGTCGCGCTGATCAACAACGGCAACCTGGGCATGGTGCGGCAGTGGCAGACGCTGTTCTACGAAGAGCGGTACAGCCAAACCGATCTCGCCACCCACACCCGTCGCATCCCGGACTTCGTGAAGCTCGCCGAGGCGCTCGGTTGCGTCGGATTGCGTTGCGAGCGTGAGGAAGACGTGGCCGACGTGATCGCCCAGGCGCGGGCGATCAACGACCGTCCCGTGGTGGTGGAGTTCGTCGTCGGCGCGGACGCCCAGGTGTGGCCCATGGTCGCCGCAGGCACCAGCAATGATGAGATCCAGGCGGCACGCGGGATCCGTCCGCTGTTCGACAACGAAGAGGGGCATGCGTGA
- a CDS encoding DoxX family protein, protein MTSPLDPRPWQRPDDSAGRPASASLVDPEDDLPSANYGGDFETTAIPRYDSAKPAEAQQPFALLNDPEPLPYVQPSTGLAPGAYGSAAAPTEVGVDPDRHSGDRRGTQDLGLLLLRVAVGALLIGHGLQKVFGLWGGPGLGGFRDQLTDVGFRNADILSYVAAGGQIAAGVLLVLGLFTPIAAAGALGYLVTATLAEATLAHNDARLSSFLTDGHEYQIVLLVAVAAIILVGPGRYGLDAGRGWARRPFVGSIAALILGAGAGVAIWVLLNGANPLG, encoded by the coding sequence GTGACGAGTCCCCTTGACCCCCGCCCGTGGCAGCGGCCCGACGACTCGGCCGGGCGACCGGCGTCGGCGAGCCTGGTGGACCCCGAGGACGATCTTCCGTCGGCGAACTACGGCGGTGACTTCGAGACCACCGCGATCCCGCGCTACGACTCGGCCAAGCCCGCCGAGGCGCAGCAACCCTTCGCTCTGCTCAACGATCCCGAGCCGCTGCCGTATGTGCAGCCCAGCACCGGTCTGGCGCCGGGTGCCTACGGCTCGGCGGCCGCGCCGACCGAGGTGGGCGTCGACCCGGACCGCCACAGCGGCGACCGCCGCGGCACCCAGGACCTGGGCCTGCTGCTGCTGCGCGTCGCGGTCGGTGCGCTGCTCATCGGTCACGGCCTGCAAAAGGTCTTCGGACTCTGGGGCGGCCCCGGTCTGGGCGGCTTCCGTGACCAGCTGACCGACGTGGGCTTCCGCAACGCCGACATCCTGAGCTACGTCGCCGCCGGCGGCCAGATCGCCGCGGGCGTACTGCTCGTGCTCGGCCTGTTCACCCCGATCGCCGCCGCCGGGGCACTGGGATACCTGGTCACCGCGACGCTCGCCGAGGCCACGCTCGCCCACAACGACGCGCGGTTGTCGTCGTTCCTGACCGACGGCCACGAATACCAGATCGTGCTGCTGGTCGCGGTCGCCGCGATCATCCTGGTCGGTCCGGGCAGGTACGGGCTCGATGCCGGCCGCGGCTGGGCCCGCAGGCCGTTTGTCGGCTCCATCGCCGCCCTGATCCTGGGCGCCGGCGCCGGGGTGGCCATCTGGGTGCTGCTCAACGGCGCCAATCCGCTGGGCTGA
- the ilvN gene encoding acetolactate synthase small subunit, with protein sequence MATTHTLSVLVEDKPGVLARVASLFSRRGYNIQSLAVGATEHKDLSRMTIVVDVEESPLEQITKQLNKLINVIKIVEQDEEHSVSRELALIKVRTDATTRGQVIEAVNLFRAKVVDVSTESLTVEATGTPEKIEALLRVLEPYGVREIVQSGVVSLSRGPRGISTK encoded by the coding sequence ATGGCCACCACGCACACGCTGTCGGTGCTCGTCGAGGACAAACCCGGCGTCCTGGCCCGGGTCGCGTCGCTGTTCTCGCGCCGCGGCTACAACATCCAGTCGCTGGCCGTCGGCGCCACCGAACACAAAGACCTCTCGCGGATGACCATCGTGGTCGATGTCGAGGAATCTCCGCTGGAGCAGATCACCAAACAGCTCAACAAGCTGATCAACGTGATCAAGATCGTCGAGCAGGACGAGGAGCATTCGGTCTCGCGCGAGCTCGCACTGATCAAGGTCCGTACCGATGCGACGACCCGCGGTCAGGTCATCGAGGCGGTCAATCTGTTCCGTGCCAAGGTCGTCGACGTCTCGACCGAGTCGCTGACCGTCGAGGCCACCGGCACGCCTGAGAAGATCGAGGCGTTGCTGCGGGTGCTCGAACCCTACGGGGTGAGGGAGATCGTCCAGTCCGGTGTGGTGTCGCTGTCCCGCGGCCCGCGCGGTATCAGCACCAAGTAG
- a CDS encoding DUF3159 domain-containing protein, which produces MTGTPTPASALLTRAGGIRGLVYTALPVTTFAAGNAIAGLMPALIAAVVAGALVMTVQLVRRESTRPAMFGFAGVAAGAGFALVTGRAKDFYLPGIWMYLALAVLFTASVLARRPLIGVVWAWMTGRDDTWRRTRRVRIAFDLVTLMMAAVSATRFAVQFYLYDTDQEGLLAVARIAMGWPVFLLTSTLIYLAIRTAMRTLPRGVPE; this is translated from the coding sequence ATGACGGGCACCCCGACGCCGGCCAGCGCGCTGCTCACCCGTGCCGGCGGGATCCGCGGACTGGTGTACACCGCGTTGCCGGTGACGACGTTCGCCGCGGGGAACGCGATCGCCGGTCTGATGCCTGCGCTGATCGCCGCCGTGGTCGCCGGCGCGCTGGTGATGACCGTGCAGCTGGTGCGGCGGGAGTCGACGCGGCCGGCGATGTTCGGTTTCGCGGGTGTCGCCGCGGGCGCCGGTTTCGCGCTCGTCACCGGCCGGGCGAAGGACTTCTACCTTCCCGGCATCTGGATGTACCTGGCGCTGGCCGTGCTGTTCACCGCGTCGGTGCTGGCACGCCGCCCGCTGATCGGCGTCGTCTGGGCGTGGATGACGGGACGCGACGACACCTGGCGGCGCACCCGCCGCGTGCGAATCGCCTTCGATCTGGTCACGCTGATGATGGCTGCGGTGTCGGCGACCCGGTTCGCGGTGCAGTTCTACCTCTACGACACCGACCAGGAGGGTCTGCTCGCCGTCGCCCGGATCGCGATGGGCTGGCCGGTGTTCCTGTTGACGTCGACGTTGATCTACCTCGCGATCCGCACCGCGATGCGGACGCTGCCGCGCGGCGTGCCCGAGTGA
- a CDS encoding phytoene desaturase family protein — protein MELTVVGSGPNGLAAAVICARAGVSVRVVEAQPTAGGGARTLPDPEFSGVSHDICSAVHPLALASPFFAAFDLRARGVTLEVPEVSYGNPLPGRRAAIGYLDIDRTCAELEDGEPWRRLLGPLAADCDGVVGLLLGDKRSIPPSIPAALRVAPRLLAQGTPAWGTLLGEDARALFTGVAAHTISRMPSLVASGAGLMLSTLAHAVGWPIPVGGSQAIPDALIADLRAHGGELVVGEEVSTPPSGVVLYNTAPTALLDIYGDRLPSRYARTLRRYRYGPGVAKVDFVLSGEIPWRDKRLASAPTLHMGGDRATMALAEKDIAEGRHAQWPMVLASLPHLADPGRIDAAGRRPLWTYAHVPAGSTVDMAETITGVFERFAPGFRDLVVGVRSVPAARLADHNANLVGGDIGVGGNNMFSALTGPALRWNPWATPIPRTYLCSSATPPGGGVHGMAGYYAARTVLRREFGIREMPPLAP, from the coding sequence GTGGAATTGACCGTCGTCGGGAGTGGGCCCAACGGGTTGGCTGCGGCCGTGATCTGCGCGCGAGCTGGGGTTTCGGTGCGTGTGGTGGAAGCACAACCCACCGCGGGGGGCGGCGCGCGCACCCTGCCCGACCCGGAGTTCTCCGGTGTTTCGCACGACATCTGCTCGGCGGTGCACCCGCTGGCACTGGCGTCACCGTTCTTCGCGGCGTTCGATCTGAGGGCTCGCGGTGTGACGCTGGAGGTCCCCGAGGTGTCCTACGGCAACCCGTTGCCGGGCCGCCGGGCGGCGATCGGCTACCTCGACATCGACCGCACCTGCGCCGAGCTCGAAGACGGCGAGCCGTGGCGGCGACTGTTGGGACCGCTGGCGGCCGACTGCGACGGGGTGGTCGGGTTGTTGCTCGGGGACAAGCGTTCGATCCCGCCCAGCATTCCCGCCGCGCTGCGGGTCGCCCCGCGCCTGCTCGCCCAGGGCACTCCCGCGTGGGGCACCCTCCTCGGAGAGGATGCCAGAGCACTGTTCACCGGCGTTGCGGCACATACGATTTCACGGATGCCGTCGCTGGTCGCGTCGGGGGCGGGACTGATGCTGTCCACGCTGGCCCATGCCGTCGGCTGGCCGATCCCGGTCGGCGGCTCACAGGCCATACCCGACGCGCTGATCGCCGACCTGCGCGCCCACGGCGGTGAACTCGTTGTCGGCGAGGAGGTTTCGACACCGCCCTCGGGTGTGGTGCTGTACAACACCGCGCCGACGGCTCTGCTGGACATCTACGGGGACCGGCTGCCGTCGCGCTACGCGCGCACGTTGCGCCGCTATCGCTACGGGCCGGGTGTCGCGAAGGTCGACTTCGTCCTGTCCGGTGAGATCCCCTGGCGCGACAAACGGTTGGCGAGCGCACCCACTCTGCACATGGGCGGCGACCGGGCGACGATGGCACTGGCCGAGAAGGACATCGCCGAGGGCCGCCACGCGCAGTGGCCAATGGTGTTGGCGTCACTGCCCCACCTCGCCGACCCGGGCCGGATCGACGCCGCGGGGCGGCGTCCGCTGTGGACGTACGCGCACGTGCCGGCCGGATCGACCGTCGACATGGCCGAGACCATCACGGGCGTGTTCGAGCGGTTCGCCCCCGGCTTCCGAGACCTCGTCGTCGGCGTCCGCAGCGTGCCCGCAGCCCGGCTCGCCGACCACAACGCCAACCTCGTCGGCGGCGACATCGGCGTCGGGGGAAACAACATGTTCAGTGCGCTGACCGGCCCGGCGCTGCGGTGGAATCCGTGGGCCACGCCGATCCCGCGGACCTATCTGTGCTCGTCGGCGACTCCTCCCGGCGGCGGCGTGCACGGCATGGCCGGCTACTACGCCGCGCGCACCGTGCTGCGTCGCGAGTTCGGGATCAGGGAGATGCCGCCGCTGGCACCGTGA
- a CDS encoding PH domain-containing protein → MRSSSAPESAPVVIRISPMAHVAVGFLTVALLAVVLAGPIWFLLLFLIPAGVSYAVARYRTVADRDTVTARTLFGKQTVRWEDIHGLRFGRQAWAVARRRDGSELTLPGVTFATLPVLTAASGGPVPNPYE, encoded by the coding sequence ATGCGTTCCTCCTCCGCGCCCGAGTCGGCCCCTGTCGTGATCAGGATCTCGCCGATGGCCCACGTCGCGGTGGGCTTCCTGACCGTCGCGCTGCTGGCCGTCGTGCTGGCCGGACCGATCTGGTTCCTCCTGTTGTTCCTGATCCCGGCGGGGGTGTCCTACGCGGTGGCGCGCTACCGCACCGTCGCCGACCGGGACACGGTCACCGCCCGGACCCTGTTCGGCAAGCAGACCGTGCGCTGGGAGGACATTCACGGATTGCGGTTCGGTCGTCAGGCCTGGGCGGTGGCGCGGCGACGCGACGGTTCCGAGCTGACCCTGCCCGGGGTGACGTTCGCGACACTGCCCGTGCTGACCGCCGCCAGCGGCGGACCGGTGCCCAACCCCTACGAATAG